Proteins encoded within one genomic window of Armatimonadota bacterium:
- a CDS encoding ABC transporter permease, which produces MKLRLGVGAGLLVAAYLSAPRLFTSGSLNSILLLLPLILTVALGEFLVVVTGGIDISVGSILGCSAMTCGVALKVRPDLPIPVCFFLGAVCGIVLGVVNGLLVAKANLSPLIVTIGTLASFRGLAFLIGSGETVTGSSVPDSLTSLSNRGLTLGPVTVSWLAALCLTLTVATAWFVKYRPLGRALYAFGGQPEAAVRRGISLSGVQLFAYIFSGLMAGIAGVMYLSRFGQVQPGAAGSGFELTVIATVAIAGTKLTGGAGRIANVALAALCMAAITVSLSTLGIDTNWQLLVYGLVLLVMVCSDGHRRNRETLMA; this is translated from the coding sequence TTGAAGTTGCGGCTCGGCGTGGGTGCTGGTTTGCTGGTAGCGGCCTACCTATCCGCTCCTAGGCTGTTTACCAGTGGTTCGCTCAATTCGATTCTGCTCCTTCTTCCGCTGATTCTGACGGTCGCCTTGGGCGAGTTCCTCGTCGTAGTAACGGGCGGAATTGACATCTCGGTAGGCTCCATCCTAGGTTGCTCGGCAATGACATGCGGCGTAGCGCTCAAGGTGCGGCCAGACTTGCCTATTCCGGTTTGCTTCTTCCTCGGAGCAGTCTGTGGCATAGTACTCGGAGTCGTCAACGGGCTTCTCGTTGCAAAGGCCAATCTTTCGCCGCTCATCGTCACAATTGGGACATTGGCATCCTTCCGAGGGCTTGCATTTTTGATTGGGAGCGGCGAAACGGTGACTGGAAGTTCGGTGCCAGATTCATTGACGAGTCTTTCGAACCGTGGGTTGACCCTCGGTCCCGTGACCGTGAGTTGGCTGGCTGCGCTTTGTTTGACTCTGACTGTCGCAACCGCTTGGTTCGTGAAGTATCGACCGCTAGGGAGGGCCTTGTATGCCTTCGGAGGACAACCCGAAGCCGCCGTTCGTCGCGGAATCTCGTTGAGTGGAGTTCAGCTGTTTGCCTACATATTCAGCGGACTCATGGCGGGAATCGCTGGAGTCATGTATCTCTCGCGGTTCGGTCAGGTACAACCCGGCGCTGCGGGGAGCGGATTTGAACTCACGGTCATCGCTACCGTCGCAATCGCCGGAACCAAACTCACTGGCGGGGCCGGTCGTATCGCAAATGTAGCTCTAGCTGCACTTTGCATGGCGGCAATCACAGTCAGCCTGAGCACGCTGGGAATCGATACGAACTGGCAATTGCTCGTTTACGGTTTAGTTCTTCTAGTGATGGTTTGTAGCGACGGCCACCGTCGGAATCGGGAGACGTTGATGGCATGA